In Aedes albopictus strain Foshan chromosome 3, AalbF5, whole genome shotgun sequence, the following are encoded in one genomic region:
- the LOC115259394 gene encoding uncharacterized protein LOC115259394, with the protein MESIPQKSLPDMHCELTLNPSHTLDENRSDCVRCDRRNGEDSMVQCDTCQTWWHFACAGVTDSINDRSWSCPKCQVDDLGSSVSHSRRSRTSNSSVKSARVNLQLEKLEELQAMKEKFIEEKYKLLESQLEGENESIRSKRSRVSKQTSLDKVANWVNKCAEQKDDVNVPTSTNTESPLPPAHSGQSVANARIDSEHVPDEVQLPDGENQQSPLKHPSLPKQRSAPPATCIKPAVEYTKTGPNQGDDPAKRSVFNKLTGTVPLAQSTPGYPSFAPATLVLPTSSVPTVVSKPSAVPSIAPVYSFASAHKATVTGSVSAPPPPSVVLAPPLIPQPAVPSHQFRHHQESLPSTLISAPIPPPMFQAAPTFPPVSVPYHLPTYPVVPSMLQAPHASAPAPALGPVPGTSPAIASTSASSLVPPSVPAAQPASLVREVSFPQPPGEPDICPQFNLQPTSNDDNIQHLMRQFGSIALSSAQSPFLNTNLATFAPSPSQLAARQVMPRDLPPFSGNPADWPVFISCFMNTTLACGYSSAENLCRLQRCLKGAAYEAVQSRLLLPESVPHIMETLHMLYGRPELLISALLDKVRSASPPKVEKFQTIIDFGMSIQSLCDHLEVAGQTAHLSNPSLLAELVAKLPPHLQMEWGSYLQGFSEVNLKTFGLFMSSVVKAVSKVTVYASSSGRSGAFGKNSSNSRGSVNTHRSDPIFSSESNRDDTKQCPACKNVGHRVQDCGTFKSFSVDGRWKCVQSNGLCRNCLSSHARRSCRKTSNCGTNGCEFRHHPLLHSTRNSADTQIQALVNTAENHTHRQGKQSLLFRILPVTLHGPKGSVETFAFLDDGSSLTLVEDSLVKELGVEGVTMPLCLLWTANVSRTEKGSKQLSLTVSSTDGKKHSLQEVQTVKELSLPIQSLSYDQLCEQFAHLKGLPVKSYSKAIPKLLIGVNNLDLMVPLKVREGYKREPIAAKTRLGWCIYGGKASDGQQLSVNYHTCGCASDHALHDLVKDFFSTEDCGVQPVTPLVSAADERALRILQDTTMRVGNHFETGLLWKFDHIELPDSYGMARRRLECLEKRMLRNPDLKQALQRQLVDYQAKGYAHRATAEELASADIRRVWYLPLGAVVNPRKPGKIRMIWDARAAVNGISLNSVLLKGPDQLTSLPGVLARFRQFQVGVCSDIKEMFHQIFIRKEDRHSQRFLWRNDPSATPEVYLMDVATFGSTCSPASAQYIKNKNAKDYAETYPRAVEGIVDNHYVDDSLESYESTEEAIKVSHEMRFIHKQGGFELRNWLSNSSEVLTALGEVKPGEDKSFATDKQSDVDRVLGLLWLTQEDSFSFSTEMKEEITELLQNDKHPTKRQMLKCLMSLFDPLGLLSLFVVHGKILLQEVWREGIQWDEKVNDDLQQRWKSWTHLFKDVRSLKIPRCYFTGATKERYRDLQLHVFVDASECAYSAVAYFRTSNPDGAPECVLVAAKTKVAPLRTQSIPRLELQAAVLGARLSQFVEENHTLQISRKVFWSDSATVLSWLRADHRRYKQFVACRIGELLTITDVGNWRWVPTKQNPADLATKWGNGPNLTASSAWFKGPKFLQLSEADWPVQKTSKPSTEEELRPCFAHKATSIPARLVELDRFSQLIRATRAVAYVLRFVGNLKHKRKVTQQEGFVGPLSSEELVRAECLLIRETQWQSFPDEMVVLERNRSKPNSEQEFLGKGSVLYQLCPILDEHGILRVDGRIGAAPNVNAQTKFPVILPRKHKFTELLLDNYHRRYLHSNAETVVNEVRQAYYIPRLRLAVKGAGKACQWCRVYKSAPEIPRMAPLPLARMASFVRPFTYTGLDFFGPLTVKIGRSNAKRWIAVFTCLTIRAVHVEVAHNLTTDSCIKCIRRFICRRGAPAEIYSDNGTNFLGAARLLKDQIEQLAVTFTGTATKWVFNPPGTPHMGGAWERMVRSIKTAVETAYNNNRKLNDEALETFMVEAEAIVNSRPLTYLPLTSEESEALTPNHFLLGNSSGVKQPAVEATDPADALRSSWHQVQHQLDMFWRRWLKEYLPTLTRRPKWCSEAKAVVEGQLVLVVGEGKRNEWTRGRIVETIQGADGRVRQAIVQTARGLLRRPVARLAVLEVEEVGKTGPGGQCYGGEDVDTGNTSGHAPMTAGANRQTSVRETVTEEEQQ; encoded by the coding sequence ATGGAGTCGATTCCACAAAAATCCCTCCCGGACATGCACTGCGAGCTAACATTGAATCCCTCACACACGCTCGACGAAAACCGGTCAGACTGCGTACGGTGCGACCGCCGGAACGGCGAAGATTCAATGGTGCAGTGCGACACTTGTCAGACGTGGTGGCACTTCGCATGCGCAGGCGTCACCGACTCGATCAACGATCGATCGTGGTCCTGTCCAAAATGTCAGGTAGACGACTTGGGCAGTAGCGTGTCTCATTCTCGTCGCTCACGAACCTCCAACAGTTCGGTAAAATCCGCGAGAGTGAATTTGCAGCTTGAGAAGCTGGAAGAGCTCCAAGCAATGAAAGAGAAGTTTATCGAGGAAAAATACAAGTTGCTCGAATCTCAACTGGAGGGTGAAAACGAGAGCATTCGGAGCAAACGCAGCCGAGTCAGCAAGCAAACCAGCCTCGATAAGGTAGCGAATTGGGTAAACAAATGCGCAGAGCAGAAGGATGATGTCAACGTGCCTACATCAACGAACACCGAATCTCCATTGCCGCCAGCCCATTCCGGCCAGTCCGTGGCGAATGCTCGCATCGATAGCGAACACGTTCCAGATGAAGTGCAGCTTCCAGATGGCGAAAATCAACAAAGTCCCCTCAAACATCCTTCGTTGCCCAAGCAGCGTTCCGCTCCACCAGCCACATGTATCAAACCCGCTGTTGAATACACTAAAACGGGTCCGAATCAGGGCGATGATCCAGCCAAACGTTCCGTTTTCAACAAGCTGACAGGGACAGTACCTTTGGCCCAATCGACCCCTGGCTACCCCTCGTTTGCCCCTGCGACGCTGGTGCTACCAACATCATCAGTGCCTACAGTGGTGTCCAAACCATCCGCCGTTCCGTCCATTGCGCCAGTGTACTCGTTTGCATCTGCGCACAAAGCCACTGTGACGGGATCCGTGTCGGCTCCACCGCCTCCCTCGGTAGTCCTGGCACCGCCGTTGATTCCTCAACCTGCCGTTCCATCTCATCAATTTCGCCATCATCAGGAGAGCTTACCGTCGACTCTCATCAGTGCACCCATACCCCCGCCGATGTTTCAAGCTGCGCCGACATTTCCACCTGTCTCGGTACCGTACCACCTGCCAACGTATCCGGTGGTTCCATCGATGCTTCAAGCGCCGCATGCTTCTGCTCCTGCGCCAGCCCTTGGACCTGTGCCGGGAACCTCGCCAGCGATCGCGTCTACATCTGCATCGTCCCTCGTGCCACCGTCCGTGCCGGCTGCGCAGCCTGCGTCTTTGGTCAGAGAAGTATCATTCCCTCAGCCACCAGGTGAGCCAGATATTTGCCCCCAATTCAATTTGCAACCAACCAGTAATGACGATAACATTCAACATCTAATGAGGCAATTTGGTAGCATTGCATTATCGTCAGCGCAATCGCCATTCCTCAACACAAATTTAGCCACTTTTGCCCCCTCCCCCTCGCAATTAGCTGCCAGACAAGTCATGCCTCGCGACTTACCTCCCTTTTCTGGCAATCCAGCCGATTGGCCAGTATTCATAAGCTGTTTTATGAACACTACGTTGGCTTGTGGGTACTCCAGCGCCGAAAATCTTTGCCGCCTTCAGCGATGCCTGAAGGGCGCGGCGTACGAGGCCGTTCAAAGTAGACTACTTCTACCAGAATCGGTACCTCACATTATGGAAACTCTCCATATGCTTTATGGCCGTCCAGAGCTGCTGATTTCAGCCCTCTTGGACAAAGTTCGCTCGGCATCACCACCGAAAGTGGAGAAATTTCAAACCATTATAGATTTTGGGATGTCTATACAAAGTCTCTGCGATCACCTTGAAGTTGCTGGACAAACCGCCCATCTGTCAAATCCCTCTCTTCTCGCGGAGCTCGTCGCAAAACTCCCACCACATCTCCAAATGGAATGGGGttcatatctccagggattttcggAGGTAAATCTGAAAACGTTCGGCCTCTTCATGTCCAGTGTAGTGAAAGCAGTGAGCAAAGTGACAGTGTACGCCAGCAGCAGTGGAAGGTCAGGAGCATTCGGGAAGAACAGCTCGAACTCGAGAGGAAGTGTTAACACCCACCGTAGTGACCCGATATTCAGTTCCGAATCCAATCGTGACGATACAAAGCAGTGTCCAGCCTGCAAGAACGTCGGACATCGCGTCCAGGATTGTGGGACCTTCAAATCGTTTTCCGTGGACGGCCGATGGAAATGTGTTCAATCAAACGGTTTGTGCCGAAACTGCTTGAGTTCGCATGCTAGGAGAAGCTGTAGAAAAACCAGCAACTGCGGGACGAACGGTTGTGAATTCCGCCATCATCCGCTTCTACATTCGACGCGGAATAGTGCAGATACGCAGATACAAGCATTGGTGAATACCGCAGAAAACCATACGCATCGACAGGGGAAACAATCGCTACTCTTCAGAATACTACCAGTCACCCTTCACGGGCCTAAAGGATCGGTGGAGACCTTTGCGTTCCTCGACGATGGATCATCTTTAACTCTAGTGGAAGACAGTCTGGTCAAAGAGCTGGGTGTCGAAGGTGTAACGATGCCGTTGTGTTTGCTATGGACAGCGAACGTATCACGAACAGAGAAGGGGTCGAAGCAACTGTCACTTACAGTTTCATCAACTGATGGAAAAAAGCATTCACTGCAGGAAGTACAAACCGTAAAGGAGCTGTCGTTGCCTATACAGTCACTGTCATACGACCAACTCTGCGAGCAGTTCGCACATCTCAAAGGTCTCCCTGTTAAGAGCTACTCTAAGGCGATTCCTAAGCTACTCATTGGAGTCAACAACCTGGATTTGATGGTTCCATTAAAAGTACGTGAAGGATACAAACGCGAACCCATCGCTGCCAAAACCAGACTAGGCTGGTGTATCTATGGCGGTAAAGCGAGCGACGGACAACAATTATCAGTAAACTACCATACCTGTGGATGTGCATCGGACCATGCTCTACACGACCTTGTCAAGGATTTCTTCTCCACGGAGGACTGCGGTGTACAACCCGTCACTCCTCTCGTATCTGCAGCAGACGAACGCGCCCTGCGAATTCTTCAGGATACTACGATGCGGGTCGGCAATCATTTTGAGACAGGCCTGTTATGGAAGTTTGACCATATAGAGCTTCCTGATAGCTATGGAATGGCTCGTCGACGACTAGAGTGCCTGGAGAAACGTATGCTGCGGAACCCGGACCTCAAGCAAGCGTTACAGAGACAGCTGGTGGATTATCAGGCAAAAGGATATGCGCATCGTGCCACTGCGGAAGAGCTAGCAAGCGCGGACATTCGACGCGTGTGGTACTTGCCGCTGGGAGCAGTAGTGAACCCTCGGAAGCCAGGCAAGATTCGCATGATCTGGGATGCTAGGGCGGCCGTGAACGGAATCTCACTCAACTCAGTATTACTGAAAGGTCCCGACCAACTTACGTCCCTTCCTGGCGTTCTAGCACGGTTTCGCCAGTTCCAGGTGGGCGTCTGCTCTGATATAAAGGAGATGTTCCACCAAATCTTCATACGCAAAGAAGATCGCCACTCACAGAGGTTCCTTTGGCGCAACGATCCGTCCGCAACACCTGAAGTGTACTTGATGGATGTTGCTACGTTCGGCTCGACATGCTCCCCGGCATCagcccaatacattaaaaacaagaatgccaaggaCTATGCAGAGACGTACCCCCGAGCAGTCGAAGGCATTGTGGATAATCACTATGTGGACGACTCTCTTGAAAGTTATGAATCCACAGAGGAGGCAATCAAAGTGTCCCACGAAATGCGTTTCATCCACAAGCAAGGTGGTTTCGAGTTGAGGAACTGGCTATCCAATAGTAGCGAAGTTCTGACCGCCCTAGGCGAAGTTAAACCCGGAGAGGACAAGAGTTTCGCTACAGACAAGCAAAGTGACGTCGATCGGGTACTCGGGCTCTTGTGGTTGACACAGGAAGACTCCTTCAGTTTCTCGACCGAGATGAAGGAAGAAATCACTGAGCTGCTGCAGAACGACAAACATCCTACAAAAAGACAGATGCTAAAGTGTCTGATGTCACTCTTCGATCCCTTGGGTCTGCTGAGCCTCTTCGTGGTGCACGGTAAAATTCTTTTGCAAGAAGTCTGGAGAGAAGGGATACAGTGGGACGAAAAGGTAAACGACGATCTGCAACAAAGATGGAAAAGTTGGACCCACCTATTCAAAGATGTTCGAAGTCTGAAAATTCCTCGCTGCTATTTCACTGGTGCAACCAAGGAGCGATATCGGGATCTTCAGCTGCACGTATTTGTGGATGCCAGTGAGTGTGCGTACAGTGCGGTTGCTTATTTTCGAACGTCGAACCCTGATGGAGCACCAGAATGTGTGCTGGTTGCAGCGAAAACGAAGGTGGCTCCCTTGAGGACCCAGTCCATTCCTCGATTGGAGCTTCAGGCCGCAGTTCTTGGCGCTAGACTGTCACAGTTCGTGGAAGAAAACCATACTCTACAAATCTCCAGGAAAGTCTTTTGGAGTGACTCAGCAACCGTTCTCTCTTGGCTGCGAGCTGACCATCGACGATATAAACAATTCGTTGCGTGCAGGATTGGAGAATTGCTGACCATCACCGATGTCGGAAACTGGCGGTGGGTTCCAACTAAACAGAATCCAGCGGACCTCGCAACGAAGTGGGGAAACGGGCCGAATCTAACGGCCAGCAGCGCTTGGTTTAAAGGTcccaaatttcttcaattatCGGAAGCCGATTGGCCAGTGCAGAAAACGTCGAAGCCATCTACGGAAGAAGAGCTACGCCCTTGCTTTGCACACAAGGCTACGAGTATTCCTGCACGTCTGGTAGAACTTGACCGCTTCTCTCAGCTTATCCGAGCTACTCGGGCTGTTGCCTACGTTTTACGTTTCGTTGGGAACCTCAAGCACAAGCGGAAAGTAACACAACAAGAGGGATTCGTTGGCCCATTATCTTCGGAAGAACTGGTACGAGCAGAATGTCTGCTTATCCGCGAGACACAGTGGCAGTCTTTTCCGGACGAGATGGTGGTCCTTGAACGCAACCGTTCGAAGCCGAACTCCgagcaagaatttctgggaaaaggtAGTGTTCTCTACCAACTATGTCCAATTTTGGATGAGCATGGCATTCTTCGTGTTGATGGCAGAATCGGAGCGGCTCCAAACGTCAATGCGCAAAcaaaatttcctgtgattctcccGCGGAAGCACAAGTTCACCGAACTACTATTGGACAACTACCATCGTAGATATCTGCACAGTAACGCGGAGACCGTCGTGAATGAGGTCCGCCAGGCTTACTACATTCCGAGACTCAGATTGGCGGTTAAAGGAGCAGGAAAAGCTTGTCAATGGTGTCGGGTCTACAAAAGTGCACCGGAGATTCCCCGTATGGCGCCGCTACCATTAGCAAGAATGGCATCCTTTGTGAGACCTTTTACCTACACCGGCCTGGATTTCTTTGGGCCGTTAACGGTGAAGATCGGGAGAAGCAACGCAAAACGCTGGATAGCCGTGTTTACGTGTTTGACCATCCGTGCAGTACACGTCGAAGTGGCCCACAATCTAACCACGGATTCGTGTATCAAATGCATTCGGCGATTCATTTGCCGCAGAGGAGCACCAGCCGAGATATATTCGGACAACGGGACCAACTTTCTAGGCGCCGCAAGACTTCTGAAGGATCAGATTGAGCAGTTGGCCGTAACGTTCACGGGCACCGCTACCAAGTGGGTGTTCAATCCGCCTGGAACTCCGCACATGGGTGGAGCATGGGAGCGGATGGTCCGCTCCATCAAaacagccgttgaaacggcatacAACAACAACCGCAAGCTGAATGACGAGGCGTTGGAAACGTTTATGGTGGAAGCCGAAGCTATTGTGAACAGCCGTCCTCTTACATATCTGCCGCTAACGTCGGAGGAAAGTGAAGCTCTCACTCCAAATCATTTTTTGCTGGGCAATTCGAGCGGCGTCAAACAACCTGCTGTCGAAGCAACGGATCCAGCAGATGCTCTCCGCTCATCATGGCATCAAGTCCAGCACCAGCTCGACATGTTTTGGAGGAGATGGCTAAAAGAGTATTTGCCAACGCTGACGAGACGACCGAAGTGGTGTAGTGAAGCAAAGGCAGTGGTTGAAGGACAACTGGTCCTGGTGGTCGGTGAAGGAAAAAGAAACGAGTGGACAAGAGGCCGTATTGTTGAAACGATTCAAGGGGCTGATGGGAGAGTACGGCAAGCAATTGTCCAAACTGCGAGGGGGCTTTTACGTAGACCGGTGGCTAGGTTGGCAGTATTAGAGGTTGAAGAGGTTGGTAAAACTGGACCTGGTGGCCAGTGTTACGGGGGAGAGGATGTTGATACTGGCAACACTTCTGGTCACGCTCCGATGACGGCCGGAGCGAACCGTCAAACATCCGTCAGGGAGACTGTGACAGAAGAAGAACAACAGTAA